The following are encoded in a window of Cygnus atratus isolate AKBS03 ecotype Queensland, Australia chromosome 8, CAtr_DNAZoo_HiC_assembly, whole genome shotgun sequence genomic DNA:
- the ACOT11 gene encoding acyl-coenzyme A thioesterase 11 isoform X2, with the protein MLSFFWLRCLLKMVKGNIVPEDILSFCCNGLQGSTSPPPPCSRDPGEREEAPGAMGGRSPTEVQMSQLVLPCHTNHRGELSAGQLLKWIDTAACLSAERHAGCPCVTASMDDIYFEHTISVGQVVNIKAKVNRAFNSSMEVGIQVSYEDLCSGKHCSICKAYATFVAHGPPGTKVKLKPLAPQTEEEKIEHSIAAERRRMRLVHKDTLKDLLTRSPRETELETRDGSVVVPAEKTRVESVELVLPPHANHQGNTFGGQIMAWMENVATIAASRLCHAHPTLRAIEMFHFRGPSQVGDRLVLKAIVNNAFKNSMEVGVCAEAYGQEMSVSRRHINSAFMTFVVLDEEGRPRTLPMVVPQPGDGERRYREASARKKIRLDRKYVVSCKQTEVPLSVPWDQSNKVYLSYNNVSALKTLVAKANWALAREKEKVRIYTLEEDKFLSFRIEMSVGIAAGQAFSLLSDLRRRHEWDSHYASAELVQQVDEDDAIYHVVSQTLSHENKPQDFVILASRRKPCDKGDPYVVAFRSVTLPTHPACASFTRGETLCSGFCVWPESEETSKVAYYNQATPGYLAYVTTNVAGLSSSFCATFEACERFLLKNKDDLIARLRDL; encoded by the exons ATGCTCAGCTTCTTCTGGCTGAG gtgtcttttaaaaatggtcAAGGGGAACATAGTCCCTGAAGACATCTTGAGCTTCTGTTGCAATGGCCTCCAG GGCTCGacctcgccgccgccgccgtgcaGCCGGGACCCGGGGGAGCGTGAGGAGGCGCCGGGGGCCATGGGCGGCCGCAGCCCCACGGAGGTGCAGATGAGCcagctggtgctgccctgccacacCAACCACCGCGGCGAGCTCAGCGCCGGGCAGCTGCTCAAGTGGATCGACACGGCCGCCTGCCTCTCGG ccgAGAGACACGCCGGCTGCCCGTGCGTCACCGCCTCGATGGACGATATCTATTTTGAGCACACGATTAG CGTGGGGCAGGTCGTTAACATCAAAGCCAAAGTGAACCGAGCCTTCAACTCCAGCATGGAG GTGGGCATCCAGGTGAGCTACGAGGACCTGTGCAGCGGGAAGCACTGCAGCATCTGCAAGGCTTACGCCACCTTCGTGGCCCATGGACCCCCCGGCACCAAG GTCAAGCTGAAGCCACTGGCCCCGCagacagaggaggagaagaTCGAGCACAGCATCGCCGCCGAGCGCCGCCGCATGCGGCTGGTCCACAAGGACACCCTCAAGGACCTCCTCACCCGCAGCCCCCGCGAGACCG AGCTGGAGACGCGGGACGGCAGCGTGGTGGTGCCGGCCGAGAAGACGCGGGTGGAGAGCGTGGAGCTGGTGCTGCCCCCGCACGCCAACCACCAGGGCAACACCTTCGGCGGGCAGATCATGGCCTGGATGGAGAACGTGGCCACCATCGCGGCCAG CCGGCTGTGCCATGCCCACCCCACGCTGCGCGCCATCGAGATGTTCCACTTCCGCGGACCGTCGCAGGTCGGGGACCGGCTGGTGCTCAAAGCCATCGTCAACAACGCCTTCAAAAACAG catGGAGGTGGGGGTCTGCGCCGAGGCGTACGGCCAGGAGATGTCCGTCAGCAGAAGACACATCAACAGCGCCTTCATGACCTTCGTGGTGCTGGACGAGGAGGGCCGGCCCCGCACCCTGCCCATGGTCGTGCCCCAGCCGGGG GATGGAGAGAGGAGGTACAGGGAAGCCAGCGCTAGGAAAAAGATTCGGCTGGACCG GAAATACGTCGTGTCCTGCAAGCAGACCGAGGTGCCTCTGTCCGTGCCCTGGGACCAAAGCAACAAG GTTTATCTGAGCTACAACAACGTCTCCGCGCTGAAGACGCTCGTAGCCAAAGCAAACTGGGCGCTTgccagggaaaaggaaaag GTGCGGATATACACGCTGGAGGAGGACAAGTTCCTGTCCTTCCGCATCGAGATGTCCGTCGGCATCGCCGCCGGCCAGgccttctccctgctctctgaCCTGCGGCGCCGGCACGAGTGGGACAGCCACTACGC GAGCGCCGAGCTGGTCCAGCAGGTGGACGAGGACGACGCCATCTACCACGTGGTGAGCCAGACGCTCAGCCACGAGAACAAGCCCCAGGACTTCGTCATCCTGGCGTCCCGGCGGAAACCCTGCGACAAAGG ggACCCCTACGTGGTGGCCTTTCGGTCGGTGACGCTGCCCACCCACCCGGCCTGCGCCAGCTTCACGCGGGGCGAGACGCTCTGCTCCGGCTTCTGCGTGTGGCCCGAGTCGGAGGAGACGAGCAAG GTGGCCTACTACAACCAGGCGACGCCGGGGTACCTCGCCTACGTCACCACCAACGTGGCGGGGCTCTCCTCCAGCTTCTGTGCCACCTTCGAGGCCTGCGAGAGGTTCCTGCTGAAGAACAAGGACGACCTGATCGCGCGCCTCAGGGACCTCTAG
- the ACOT11 gene encoding acyl-coenzyme A thioesterase 11 isoform X1, with protein MLSFFWLRCLLKMVKGNIVPEDILSFCCNGLQGSTSPPPPCSRDPGEREEAPGAMGGRSPTEVQMSQLVLPCHTNHRGELSAGQLLKWIDTAACLSAERHAGCPCVTASMDDIYFEHTISVGQVVNIKAKVNRAFNSSMEVGIQVSYEDLCSGKHCSICKAYATFVAHGPPGTKVKLKPLAPQTEEEKIEHSIAAERRRMRLVHKDTLKDLLTRSPRETGTVLPLPGWSRGNWGAGRGGSRGAEPPGAPPAELETRDGSVVVPAEKTRVESVELVLPPHANHQGNTFGGQIMAWMENVATIAASRLCHAHPTLRAIEMFHFRGPSQVGDRLVLKAIVNNAFKNSMEVGVCAEAYGQEMSVSRRHINSAFMTFVVLDEEGRPRTLPMVVPQPGDGERRYREASARKKIRLDRKYVVSCKQTEVPLSVPWDQSNKVYLSYNNVSALKTLVAKANWALAREKEKVRIYTLEEDKFLSFRIEMSVGIAAGQAFSLLSDLRRRHEWDSHYASAELVQQVDEDDAIYHVVSQTLSHENKPQDFVILASRRKPCDKGDPYVVAFRSVTLPTHPACASFTRGETLCSGFCVWPESEETSKVAYYNQATPGYLAYVTTNVAGLSSSFCATFEACERFLLKNKDDLIARLRDL; from the exons ATGCTCAGCTTCTTCTGGCTGAG gtgtcttttaaaaatggtcAAGGGGAACATAGTCCCTGAAGACATCTTGAGCTTCTGTTGCAATGGCCTCCAG GGCTCGacctcgccgccgccgccgtgcaGCCGGGACCCGGGGGAGCGTGAGGAGGCGCCGGGGGCCATGGGCGGCCGCAGCCCCACGGAGGTGCAGATGAGCcagctggtgctgccctgccacacCAACCACCGCGGCGAGCTCAGCGCCGGGCAGCTGCTCAAGTGGATCGACACGGCCGCCTGCCTCTCGG ccgAGAGACACGCCGGCTGCCCGTGCGTCACCGCCTCGATGGACGATATCTATTTTGAGCACACGATTAG CGTGGGGCAGGTCGTTAACATCAAAGCCAAAGTGAACCGAGCCTTCAACTCCAGCATGGAG GTGGGCATCCAGGTGAGCTACGAGGACCTGTGCAGCGGGAAGCACTGCAGCATCTGCAAGGCTTACGCCACCTTCGTGGCCCATGGACCCCCCGGCACCAAG GTCAAGCTGAAGCCACTGGCCCCGCagacagaggaggagaagaTCGAGCACAGCATCGCCGCCGAGCGCCGCCGCATGCGGCTGGTCCACAAGGACACCCTCAAGGACCTCCTCACCCGCAGCCCCCGCGAGACCGGTACAGTGCTTCCCCTGCCAGGGTGGAGCAGAGGGAATTGGGGTGCTGGGCGCGGGGGCAGCCGTGGCGCTGAGCCCCCTGGTGCCCCCCCGGCAGAGCTGGAGACGCGGGACGGCAGCGTGGTGGTGCCGGCCGAGAAGACGCGGGTGGAGAGCGTGGAGCTGGTGCTGCCCCCGCACGCCAACCACCAGGGCAACACCTTCGGCGGGCAGATCATGGCCTGGATGGAGAACGTGGCCACCATCGCGGCCAG CCGGCTGTGCCATGCCCACCCCACGCTGCGCGCCATCGAGATGTTCCACTTCCGCGGACCGTCGCAGGTCGGGGACCGGCTGGTGCTCAAAGCCATCGTCAACAACGCCTTCAAAAACAG catGGAGGTGGGGGTCTGCGCCGAGGCGTACGGCCAGGAGATGTCCGTCAGCAGAAGACACATCAACAGCGCCTTCATGACCTTCGTGGTGCTGGACGAGGAGGGCCGGCCCCGCACCCTGCCCATGGTCGTGCCCCAGCCGGGG GATGGAGAGAGGAGGTACAGGGAAGCCAGCGCTAGGAAAAAGATTCGGCTGGACCG GAAATACGTCGTGTCCTGCAAGCAGACCGAGGTGCCTCTGTCCGTGCCCTGGGACCAAAGCAACAAG GTTTATCTGAGCTACAACAACGTCTCCGCGCTGAAGACGCTCGTAGCCAAAGCAAACTGGGCGCTTgccagggaaaaggaaaag GTGCGGATATACACGCTGGAGGAGGACAAGTTCCTGTCCTTCCGCATCGAGATGTCCGTCGGCATCGCCGCCGGCCAGgccttctccctgctctctgaCCTGCGGCGCCGGCACGAGTGGGACAGCCACTACGC GAGCGCCGAGCTGGTCCAGCAGGTGGACGAGGACGACGCCATCTACCACGTGGTGAGCCAGACGCTCAGCCACGAGAACAAGCCCCAGGACTTCGTCATCCTGGCGTCCCGGCGGAAACCCTGCGACAAAGG ggACCCCTACGTGGTGGCCTTTCGGTCGGTGACGCTGCCCACCCACCCGGCCTGCGCCAGCTTCACGCGGGGCGAGACGCTCTGCTCCGGCTTCTGCGTGTGGCCCGAGTCGGAGGAGACGAGCAAG GTGGCCTACTACAACCAGGCGACGCCGGGGTACCTCGCCTACGTCACCACCAACGTGGCGGGGCTCTCCTCCAGCTTCTGTGCCACCTTCGAGGCCTGCGAGAGGTTCCTGCTGAAGAACAAGGACGACCTGATCGCGCGCCTCAGGGACCTCTAG
- the ACOT11 gene encoding acyl-coenzyme A thioesterase 11 isoform X3: protein MVKGNIVPEDILSFCCNGLQGSTSPPPPCSRDPGEREEAPGAMGGRSPTEVQMSQLVLPCHTNHRGELSAGQLLKWIDTAACLSAERHAGCPCVTASMDDIYFEHTISVGQVVNIKAKVNRAFNSSMEVGIQVSYEDLCSGKHCSICKAYATFVAHGPPGTKVKLKPLAPQTEEEKIEHSIAAERRRMRLVHKDTLKDLLTRSPRETELETRDGSVVVPAEKTRVESVELVLPPHANHQGNTFGGQIMAWMENVATIAASRLCHAHPTLRAIEMFHFRGPSQVGDRLVLKAIVNNAFKNSMEVGVCAEAYGQEMSVSRRHINSAFMTFVVLDEEGRPRTLPMVVPQPGDGERRYREASARKKIRLDRKYVVSCKQTEVPLSVPWDQSNKVYLSYNNVSALKTLVAKANWALAREKEKVRIYTLEEDKFLSFRIEMSVGIAAGQAFSLLSDLRRRHEWDSHYASAELVQQVDEDDAIYHVVSQTLSHENKPQDFVILASRRKPCDKGDPYVVAFRSVTLPTHPACASFTRGETLCSGFCVWPESEETSKVAYYNQATPGYLAYVTTNVAGLSSSFCATFEACERFLLKNKDDLIARLRDL from the exons atggtcAAGGGGAACATAGTCCCTGAAGACATCTTGAGCTTCTGTTGCAATGGCCTCCAG GGCTCGacctcgccgccgccgccgtgcaGCCGGGACCCGGGGGAGCGTGAGGAGGCGCCGGGGGCCATGGGCGGCCGCAGCCCCACGGAGGTGCAGATGAGCcagctggtgctgccctgccacacCAACCACCGCGGCGAGCTCAGCGCCGGGCAGCTGCTCAAGTGGATCGACACGGCCGCCTGCCTCTCGG ccgAGAGACACGCCGGCTGCCCGTGCGTCACCGCCTCGATGGACGATATCTATTTTGAGCACACGATTAG CGTGGGGCAGGTCGTTAACATCAAAGCCAAAGTGAACCGAGCCTTCAACTCCAGCATGGAG GTGGGCATCCAGGTGAGCTACGAGGACCTGTGCAGCGGGAAGCACTGCAGCATCTGCAAGGCTTACGCCACCTTCGTGGCCCATGGACCCCCCGGCACCAAG GTCAAGCTGAAGCCACTGGCCCCGCagacagaggaggagaagaTCGAGCACAGCATCGCCGCCGAGCGCCGCCGCATGCGGCTGGTCCACAAGGACACCCTCAAGGACCTCCTCACCCGCAGCCCCCGCGAGACCG AGCTGGAGACGCGGGACGGCAGCGTGGTGGTGCCGGCCGAGAAGACGCGGGTGGAGAGCGTGGAGCTGGTGCTGCCCCCGCACGCCAACCACCAGGGCAACACCTTCGGCGGGCAGATCATGGCCTGGATGGAGAACGTGGCCACCATCGCGGCCAG CCGGCTGTGCCATGCCCACCCCACGCTGCGCGCCATCGAGATGTTCCACTTCCGCGGACCGTCGCAGGTCGGGGACCGGCTGGTGCTCAAAGCCATCGTCAACAACGCCTTCAAAAACAG catGGAGGTGGGGGTCTGCGCCGAGGCGTACGGCCAGGAGATGTCCGTCAGCAGAAGACACATCAACAGCGCCTTCATGACCTTCGTGGTGCTGGACGAGGAGGGCCGGCCCCGCACCCTGCCCATGGTCGTGCCCCAGCCGGGG GATGGAGAGAGGAGGTACAGGGAAGCCAGCGCTAGGAAAAAGATTCGGCTGGACCG GAAATACGTCGTGTCCTGCAAGCAGACCGAGGTGCCTCTGTCCGTGCCCTGGGACCAAAGCAACAAG GTTTATCTGAGCTACAACAACGTCTCCGCGCTGAAGACGCTCGTAGCCAAAGCAAACTGGGCGCTTgccagggaaaaggaaaag GTGCGGATATACACGCTGGAGGAGGACAAGTTCCTGTCCTTCCGCATCGAGATGTCCGTCGGCATCGCCGCCGGCCAGgccttctccctgctctctgaCCTGCGGCGCCGGCACGAGTGGGACAGCCACTACGC GAGCGCCGAGCTGGTCCAGCAGGTGGACGAGGACGACGCCATCTACCACGTGGTGAGCCAGACGCTCAGCCACGAGAACAAGCCCCAGGACTTCGTCATCCTGGCGTCCCGGCGGAAACCCTGCGACAAAGG ggACCCCTACGTGGTGGCCTTTCGGTCGGTGACGCTGCCCACCCACCCGGCCTGCGCCAGCTTCACGCGGGGCGAGACGCTCTGCTCCGGCTTCTGCGTGTGGCCCGAGTCGGAGGAGACGAGCAAG GTGGCCTACTACAACCAGGCGACGCCGGGGTACCTCGCCTACGTCACCACCAACGTGGCGGGGCTCTCCTCCAGCTTCTGTGCCACCTTCGAGGCCTGCGAGAGGTTCCTGCTGAAGAACAAGGACGACCTGATCGCGCGCCTCAGGGACCTCTAG
- the ACOT11 gene encoding acyl-coenzyme A thioesterase 11 isoform X4 has product MGGRSPTEVQMSQLVLPCHTNHRGELSAGQLLKWIDTAACLSAERHAGCPCVTASMDDIYFEHTISQTYINTPGQQRARSGVCVGQVVNIKAKVNRAFNSSMEVGIQVSYEDLCSGKHCSICKAYATFVAHGPPGTKVKLKPLAPQTEEEKIEHSIAAERRRMRLVHKDTLKDLLTRSPRETELETRDGSVVVPAEKTRVESVELVLPPHANHQGNTFGGQIMAWMENVATIAASRLCHAHPTLRAIEMFHFRGPSQVGDRLVLKAIVNNAFKNSMEVGVCAEAYGQEMSVSRRHINSAFMTFVVLDEEGRPRTLPMVVPQPGDGERRYREASARKKIRLDRKYVVSCKQTEVPLSVPWDQSNKVYLSYNNVSALKTLVAKANWALAREKEKVRIYTLEEDKFLSFRIEMSVGIAAGQAFSLLSDLRRRHEWDSHYASAELVQQVDEDDAIYHVVSQTLSHENKPQDFVILASRRKPCDKGDPYVVAFRSVTLPTHPACASFTRGETLCSGFCVWPESEETSKVAYYNQATPGYLAYVTTNVAGLSSSFCATFEACERFLLKNKDDLIARLRDL; this is encoded by the exons ATGGGCGGCCGCAGCCCCACGGAGGTGCAGATGAGCcagctggtgctgccctgccacacCAACCACCGCGGCGAGCTCAGCGCCGGGCAGCTGCTCAAGTGGATCGACACGGCCGCCTGCCTCTCGG ccgAGAGACACGCCGGCTGCCCGTGCGTCACCGCCTCGATGGACGATATCTATTTTGAGCACACGATTAG CCAGACGTATATAAACACCCCCGGGCAGCAGCGCGCGAGGAGCGGTGTCTG CGTGGGGCAGGTCGTTAACATCAAAGCCAAAGTGAACCGAGCCTTCAACTCCAGCATGGAG GTGGGCATCCAGGTGAGCTACGAGGACCTGTGCAGCGGGAAGCACTGCAGCATCTGCAAGGCTTACGCCACCTTCGTGGCCCATGGACCCCCCGGCACCAAG GTCAAGCTGAAGCCACTGGCCCCGCagacagaggaggagaagaTCGAGCACAGCATCGCCGCCGAGCGCCGCCGCATGCGGCTGGTCCACAAGGACACCCTCAAGGACCTCCTCACCCGCAGCCCCCGCGAGACCG AGCTGGAGACGCGGGACGGCAGCGTGGTGGTGCCGGCCGAGAAGACGCGGGTGGAGAGCGTGGAGCTGGTGCTGCCCCCGCACGCCAACCACCAGGGCAACACCTTCGGCGGGCAGATCATGGCCTGGATGGAGAACGTGGCCACCATCGCGGCCAG CCGGCTGTGCCATGCCCACCCCACGCTGCGCGCCATCGAGATGTTCCACTTCCGCGGACCGTCGCAGGTCGGGGACCGGCTGGTGCTCAAAGCCATCGTCAACAACGCCTTCAAAAACAG catGGAGGTGGGGGTCTGCGCCGAGGCGTACGGCCAGGAGATGTCCGTCAGCAGAAGACACATCAACAGCGCCTTCATGACCTTCGTGGTGCTGGACGAGGAGGGCCGGCCCCGCACCCTGCCCATGGTCGTGCCCCAGCCGGGG GATGGAGAGAGGAGGTACAGGGAAGCCAGCGCTAGGAAAAAGATTCGGCTGGACCG GAAATACGTCGTGTCCTGCAAGCAGACCGAGGTGCCTCTGTCCGTGCCCTGGGACCAAAGCAACAAG GTTTATCTGAGCTACAACAACGTCTCCGCGCTGAAGACGCTCGTAGCCAAAGCAAACTGGGCGCTTgccagggaaaaggaaaag GTGCGGATATACACGCTGGAGGAGGACAAGTTCCTGTCCTTCCGCATCGAGATGTCCGTCGGCATCGCCGCCGGCCAGgccttctccctgctctctgaCCTGCGGCGCCGGCACGAGTGGGACAGCCACTACGC GAGCGCCGAGCTGGTCCAGCAGGTGGACGAGGACGACGCCATCTACCACGTGGTGAGCCAGACGCTCAGCCACGAGAACAAGCCCCAGGACTTCGTCATCCTGGCGTCCCGGCGGAAACCCTGCGACAAAGG ggACCCCTACGTGGTGGCCTTTCGGTCGGTGACGCTGCCCACCCACCCGGCCTGCGCCAGCTTCACGCGGGGCGAGACGCTCTGCTCCGGCTTCTGCGTGTGGCCCGAGTCGGAGGAGACGAGCAAG GTGGCCTACTACAACCAGGCGACGCCGGGGTACCTCGCCTACGTCACCACCAACGTGGCGGGGCTCTCCTCCAGCTTCTGTGCCACCTTCGAGGCCTGCGAGAGGTTCCTGCTGAAGAACAAGGACGACCTGATCGCGCGCCTCAGGGACCTCTAG
- the ACOT11 gene encoding acyl-coenzyme A thioesterase 11 isoform X5, translating into MGGRSPTEVQMSQLVLPCHTNHRGELSAGQLLKWIDTAACLSAERHAGCPCVTASMDDIYFEHTISVGQVVNIKAKVNRAFNSSMEVGIQVSYEDLCSGKHCSICKAYATFVAHGPPGTKVKLKPLAPQTEEEKIEHSIAAERRRMRLVHKDTLKDLLTRSPRETELETRDGSVVVPAEKTRVESVELVLPPHANHQGNTFGGQIMAWMENVATIAASRLCHAHPTLRAIEMFHFRGPSQVGDRLVLKAIVNNAFKNSMEVGVCAEAYGQEMSVSRRHINSAFMTFVVLDEEGRPRTLPMVVPQPGDGERRYREASARKKIRLDRKYVVSCKQTEVPLSVPWDQSNKVYLSYNNVSALKTLVAKANWALAREKEKVRIYTLEEDKFLSFRIEMSVGIAAGQAFSLLSDLRRRHEWDSHYASAELVQQVDEDDAIYHVVSQTLSHENKPQDFVILASRRKPCDKGDPYVVAFRSVTLPTHPACASFTRGETLCSGFCVWPESEETSKVAYYNQATPGYLAYVTTNVAGLSSSFCATFEACERFLLKNKDDLIARLRDL; encoded by the exons ATGGGCGGCCGCAGCCCCACGGAGGTGCAGATGAGCcagctggtgctgccctgccacacCAACCACCGCGGCGAGCTCAGCGCCGGGCAGCTGCTCAAGTGGATCGACACGGCCGCCTGCCTCTCGG ccgAGAGACACGCCGGCTGCCCGTGCGTCACCGCCTCGATGGACGATATCTATTTTGAGCACACGATTAG CGTGGGGCAGGTCGTTAACATCAAAGCCAAAGTGAACCGAGCCTTCAACTCCAGCATGGAG GTGGGCATCCAGGTGAGCTACGAGGACCTGTGCAGCGGGAAGCACTGCAGCATCTGCAAGGCTTACGCCACCTTCGTGGCCCATGGACCCCCCGGCACCAAG GTCAAGCTGAAGCCACTGGCCCCGCagacagaggaggagaagaTCGAGCACAGCATCGCCGCCGAGCGCCGCCGCATGCGGCTGGTCCACAAGGACACCCTCAAGGACCTCCTCACCCGCAGCCCCCGCGAGACCG AGCTGGAGACGCGGGACGGCAGCGTGGTGGTGCCGGCCGAGAAGACGCGGGTGGAGAGCGTGGAGCTGGTGCTGCCCCCGCACGCCAACCACCAGGGCAACACCTTCGGCGGGCAGATCATGGCCTGGATGGAGAACGTGGCCACCATCGCGGCCAG CCGGCTGTGCCATGCCCACCCCACGCTGCGCGCCATCGAGATGTTCCACTTCCGCGGACCGTCGCAGGTCGGGGACCGGCTGGTGCTCAAAGCCATCGTCAACAACGCCTTCAAAAACAG catGGAGGTGGGGGTCTGCGCCGAGGCGTACGGCCAGGAGATGTCCGTCAGCAGAAGACACATCAACAGCGCCTTCATGACCTTCGTGGTGCTGGACGAGGAGGGCCGGCCCCGCACCCTGCCCATGGTCGTGCCCCAGCCGGGG GATGGAGAGAGGAGGTACAGGGAAGCCAGCGCTAGGAAAAAGATTCGGCTGGACCG GAAATACGTCGTGTCCTGCAAGCAGACCGAGGTGCCTCTGTCCGTGCCCTGGGACCAAAGCAACAAG GTTTATCTGAGCTACAACAACGTCTCCGCGCTGAAGACGCTCGTAGCCAAAGCAAACTGGGCGCTTgccagggaaaaggaaaag GTGCGGATATACACGCTGGAGGAGGACAAGTTCCTGTCCTTCCGCATCGAGATGTCCGTCGGCATCGCCGCCGGCCAGgccttctccctgctctctgaCCTGCGGCGCCGGCACGAGTGGGACAGCCACTACGC GAGCGCCGAGCTGGTCCAGCAGGTGGACGAGGACGACGCCATCTACCACGTGGTGAGCCAGACGCTCAGCCACGAGAACAAGCCCCAGGACTTCGTCATCCTGGCGTCCCGGCGGAAACCCTGCGACAAAGG ggACCCCTACGTGGTGGCCTTTCGGTCGGTGACGCTGCCCACCCACCCGGCCTGCGCCAGCTTCACGCGGGGCGAGACGCTCTGCTCCGGCTTCTGCGTGTGGCCCGAGTCGGAGGAGACGAGCAAG GTGGCCTACTACAACCAGGCGACGCCGGGGTACCTCGCCTACGTCACCACCAACGTGGCGGGGCTCTCCTCCAGCTTCTGTGCCACCTTCGAGGCCTGCGAGAGGTTCCTGCTGAAGAACAAGGACGACCTGATCGCGCGCCTCAGGGACCTCTAG
- the TMEM205 gene encoding transmembrane protein 205 has protein sequence MEGPGPSQGTTLTNAEPSNAVKLLHLLLLSTFWGMQIWVTFVAGLVMRSRLPRHTYGFIQRELFPYYFHIGSTCAFLNLTLFAMYHPSELLSEEETTQIIVFFVCVAVSALNAQWFGQATSDIAADMHRIERGRGLGQEVGLFAGESCRELRASDPSYGQLARQLALYRAASALCNLCCIACNGFSLYYLAAHLSAL, from the exons ATGGAGGGACCCGGCCCCAGCCAGGGCACGACGCTGACCAACGCGGAGCCCTCCAACGCGGTGAAACTGCTGCACctgcttctcctctccaccttctGGGGAATGCAGATCTGGGTGACCTTCGTGGCGG ggctggtgaTGCGCAGCCGCCTCCCCCGCCACACCTACGGCTTCATCCAGAGAGAGCTCTTCCCCTACTACTTCCACATCGGCTCCACCTGCGCGTTCCTCAACCTGACCCTATTTGCCATGTACCACCCCAGCGAGCTGCTCAGCGAGGAAGAAACTACCCAG ATCATCGTCTTCTTCGTCTGCGTGGCCGTCTCCGCGCTCAACGCGCAGTGGTTCGGGCAGGCCACCTCCGACATCGCGGCGGACATGCACCGCATCGAGCGCGGCCGCGGCCTGGGGCAGGAGGTCGGGCTGTTCGCCGGCGAGTCCTGCAGGGAGCTGCGCGCCTCCGACCCCAGCTACGGGCAGCTGGCCCGGCAGCTCGCCCTCTACCGCGCCGCGTCCGCCCTCTGCAACCTCTGCTGCATCGCCTGCAACGGCTTCAGCCTGTACTACCTGGCCGCCCACCTCTCCGCCTTGTGA
- the TTC4 gene encoding tetratricopeptide repeat protein 4, producing MAEPEESGEARRYRGGFNPDTWEQELEAIPMFMKRCPAEIDAARQPDLACLQSLLFDEEQDPAELAKMYKNEGNEYFREKDYGRAVVSYSEGLKKKCEDVELNAVLHTNRGAAHFHLGNYRSALNDAIQAKKLKPTHLKAIIRGALCHMELKNFSEAIAWCEEGLRIDSKEKKLVEMRAKADKLKRAEERDARKAKVIEKKEQGQKEILLAAIKERNIKLVLEPSNDEEEISDGLAEISLDGFHSDNATGAKVHLDADGNLNWPVLFLYPEHEQTDFIEAFHENSRFIDHLTVMFAELPPWDLERKYLPGNLELYFEDEERAEMYELNPEQTLLQALQHQRYFVKAGTPTVLAFVKRSPFSKNYFTGRKVHQLQQ from the exons ATGGCGGAGCCCGAGGAGAGCGGCGAGGCTCGGAGGTACCGGGGCGGCTTCAACCCGGACACCTGGGAGCAG GAGCTGGAGGCCATCCCCATGTTCATGAAGCGGTGCCCGGCCGAGATCGACGCGGCGCGGCAGCCCGACCTGGCTTGCCTGCAGTCCCTGCTCTTCGACGAGGAGCAGGACCCCGCAG AGCTGGCCAAGATGTACAAAAACGAGGGCAACGAGTACTTCAGGGAGAAGGACTACGGGAGGGCCGTCGTCTCCTACAGCGAGGGGCTGAAGAAGAAGTGCGAGGACGTGGAGCTGAACGCCGTGCTGCACACCAACAGGGGGGCCGCACACTTCCACCTGG GTAACTACCGTTCTGCTCTCAATGATGCAATCCAAGCAAAAAAGCTGAAGCCCACCCATCTCAAAGCAATCATAAGAG GAGCTCTCTGTCACATGGAGCTAAAGAATTTCTCTGAAGCAATAGCATGGTGTGAGGAGGGCTTGCGAATagattcaaaagagaaaaagcttgtGGAAATGAGAGCTAAAGCTGACAAATTAAAG CGAGCTGAGGAGCGGGACgcaaggaaagcaaaggtgatagagaagaaagaacaaggtCAAAAGGAAATTCTGCTTGCAGCAATAAAG GAAAGAAATATCAAGCTGGTTCTTGAACCTTCAAATGATGAAGAGGAAATATCGGATGGTCTGGCTGAGATATCTTTAGATGGGTTCCACTCCGACAATGCCACGGGGGCCAAGGTGCACTTAGATGCTGATGGCAACCTGAACTGGCCTGTCCTCTTTCTGTATCCTGAGCACGAGCAGACAGACTTCATTGAGGCTTTCCATGAGAACTCCAG atttATTGATCATTTAACGGTGATGTTTGCTGAGTTACCTCCTTGggatttagaaagaaaataccttCCCGGCAATCTCGAG CTCTActttgaagatgaagaaaggGCAGAAATGTATGAGCTGAACCCAGAACAGACGTTGCTACAAGCGCTGCAGCACCAAAG GTATTTTGTGAAGGCTGGGACGCCGACAGTTTTGGCATTTGTGAAGCGTTCTCCTTTTTCCAAGAACTACTTCACTGGCAGGAAGGTGCATCAACTACAACAGTGA